From the genome of Solanum stenotomum isolate F172 chromosome 5, ASM1918654v1, whole genome shotgun sequence:
CTTGACTTATAAGATCCATTATCTATTGAGTCCTTTCCtgattttctctctctcttttcgaTTTGCATCACTCTATCAGAATCCTTATGTGCCGCCCTATCACTAGCTCTCCCATGGTTTTTTTCAGTCTCCCGCTCCCTCAACTTCTCTACAGCTTCTTGATCTGCTCTCCTTAGTCTCTTTGTTCGAGGTGAGGGTGAACGAGATTCAGGTAACATTCTGTCAGAATCCTTTTCCCTATGTGTAGCCCTATCACTAGCTCTCCCATGATTTTTTTCAGGGTCCCGCTCCCTTGGCTTTTCTTCAGCTTCTCGTTCTGTTCTTCTTAGTCTTTTTGTTCGTGGTGAGGGTGAGCGAGATTCAGGCAACATTCTGTCAGAATCCTTTTCCCTATGTGTAGCCCTATCATTAGATCTCCTGTGATTCTTCTCAGGATCCCGCTCCCTCAATTTTTCTTCAGTCTCTCGTTCTGCTCTCCTCAGTCTTTTTGTTCGTGGTGAGGGTGAGCGTGGTTCAGGAGACTGCAACTTGGCACGTTTAGGAGACCTGGCTCGGCCTGAAGATTTCTCTCCCTGTAACAACTTTGAATCCGGAGACCTTGACTTAGCTCGTTTGGGGGACTTCATGCGACTTGAGGGTTTCTCTCTGACTGGAGAGTGAGATGCAGGGGAGATTGATTTTCTGCGCTTTGGGGATTTATTGCGACTAGAAGGCCTCTCTCGAGCAGGTGAAAGAGGAACAGGAGATCTTGACCTTGCACGTCTTGAAGGCTTCTCTGCTACAGCTGAACTTGCAGCATGTGAACTCCTTTTATGAGCAGGTGACCTTTCCCTGCGTGAAGGGCTCCTCCTGCGAGGAGATCCACGACCCCTGGCAGGTGATCTAGAGTCACTGCGCCCCATTATAGAGGTCGACTGGGCAGATGAATCTTCTGAcgcaaaaactaaaaaatatataggaTTAATACTCGAGAAACACTCATAagcaaaatcaaatcaaaattatttgataaGAAGTACAAAAACCATCACTCTTTCAGACACCCTATCCATTTCAgcaattaaacaacaaaaagacTAATTCTTTAACAAtacttgagcttttgaaagaaCTAACACACATGcacaaattaaattttgcaCAATATGCTTTCATATCCTGAACAAATATAATACTCCCTTTGTTTTGATTTACATGACACTCTTCATACACAATGTAACTTCCACTACTTTTCAAGCttcattctttttatattttgatgcCACTTCTTCCCTAACAAACTACATTACACCATTATTCTAATAAGTTCTTCTACAACCACTTGATAAAACAGCGACAACATTGtcaatgtaatcccacaaattGGATCTGAGGAGGATAGGATGTTGGCTTTGTTTGACTGTCCCTACATCAATATCATTTCTTATTGAttgtatttcattttaaaatattattaggGGGAGAGGATACTACATTGTTACTACCTTATGAGAAAGGTGAAACAATAGATACCTACTTCAagattatatatgttttatcaTAACCATACTGCAAGATTATATATGTAAAGAGAAAATTATAACAAATTTACATATTATTGAAGAAATTCAAATAGAATCATAATTTATAAGGAGAAAAgtaagacaatttttttttaatacaaactCAAAGTACGTAACAATGCTTTAAAGTTTAGGATTGACAAAACTATTATATATTTCCTAAAACTTTAGTCTAAAGGATCAGTCATTGGCTTGAAGCATGAAATATCCGTGATTGTACTCCTTAACCTCAATAAATctaacaaaaaacaaaacaaaatcaagTACAACCACTCCAAAATACttcataatcatcaagaatTTGCATATCTGAAATAATCAATATTCTAACCTCAAGAAATGAAAATAAGTTTATAAAAACATACCAATGATTTACAATTTCAGCTCCATAACCTCacgaaaataaaacaaaagtaaagtaCTTACTTCTCTTTGAAATTCAAGCCTCATATCACTAATGCATGTGTGCGCAAGCCAATTTCTTTAAATTCacaatttaatcaaattttcatGATAAATAATAATGTTAAGAGTTTATGAGTATAGAATGTAAGCAGATTTTATCCCTACCTTCTGAATAGATAGAGTTTGTTTCCAataaaaactcaactcaaatgaGCTTAATCACTTGATAaaacaacaccaacaacaacattgCCAGTGTATATGAAACCCAAATTGCAAATTGCATCGATTATGAAAACCGAagttaataaaaatgaaatccTAAAAAGTAATTCATTAGCTAATTGCTTGTATGAACATTGCATAAATGTATAGTTCATAAGCATATAAGCATAAAGAGTGGAGTTTTACCTAACGCTGAAGAGGATTAGGGTTTGCCGCGCATTGGAAAGTTGGAAAAAAACAAACTCAGAAACCAGAAGAGAAAACGATAGTGATGAATGAAAATCTCGGATCTTCGGGTTTTTGGGCTTTAGCTTACAATGGGCTTCTGAGCCACTTTCTTCATGTAACATGTTGGGCTTTTAATattattcagaaaaaaaattagaaatttatttGGGAAAATTACAGggataaacaaatatatactaattaattaactaatataactatagtttgaattaattacgaCTTGCATCTTAATTTTAGTAGTAATTACATGTGTCTCTCTCCTcttttcctctctctctctcgcctctctctcctcggctatacatatacaaatatgacagatatacaaatgaaatcacctctctcctccctctcccaatctctctNACATCCAAAAAATCCGAGCTGTGACGGCTAATTGCCTGCCTTTTTTCCTTGACAATTTCACTCCAGATGTTGATCAATCGACTCTGATATATTTCCGTCTGCTTTCCCAATCCCTGCAGATCCAGAGCCTCAACTAAAGGATAGAAATCTGATATATTTGGCATAGCTCCCAATtctataaattttctaaaaacaCGTTTGATCTCACTggtgtttctttcataatccaaaTCACATActaaatcttttgaaaagaaaaggttCCCTAACGTGTTTAAAATGGTACCAAACAGAATTTCAGAAATCTTCACAGTTTCCCCTTTCTTAGACCTAAGAAAATCTATCATTTCCGACACTTTTTTCTCCCTCAGAGCAGCCTGTGACTCTACCGCTTTGGGTGAGAACAAATGTGTTCGACAAAATGCCCGCATGAACTTCCAGTGATTGCTCAAATCACTAGAAAAGACAATTGAGTGTTGATCAATAACAGAGAGTTCATATGGAACAACACTGGGCGGAGACCGGGCTGAGAGAAGACGATCTTGAGTCTTAAGGATTTCAGCTGCAGAATGAGGGGATGAAGCTACCACAACCAGTTGAGTTCCCAGCTTGACAGAAATCAATGGCCCATGAATTTCGGCAAATTTTGCCAGTGAAATATGGGGGTTTTTTCCCATTTGGAGAATATTTCCTAACACAGGCCATGGTCGAGGACCTGGAGGAAGATTTCCAGATTTTGGTATGAGTTGTTTAACGATGAGAAACAATAATGGAATGAAGATAAGAATGGATGCTGGCAGCGTATAATACTCCATTAAATCAACACAAGTATAATGCACAGATATTTCATAGTTGGTCAATAGACATATATAACACNCAAGATActctttaatgtatccgagctacatattatgtatccagtttgtgttactttttaagggattaatgtaattacaaactaaaaagagatagattgtaatttcatattaaaactatgtgattcctaaaatttacccaattttttttagaaatttatttGGGAAAATTACACggataagcaaacatatactagttaattagctaatatgactatagtttgaattaattacggcTCGCATCTTAATTTTAGTAGTAATTACATgcgtctctctctctctatcgcCTCTCTCTCATCggttatacatatacaattatgacaaatatacaaatgaaattacctctctcctccctctcccaatctctctTGCCATATATAtgaatacatatgtatatcagttacatATATGCAATTATatgacagatatacatatacagctcgcctctctccactttctgccctctctcgcttgcCTATCTTCTCCCTCTAACATGTAGATACGAATCATCTTTAGCAAATTGTAACTATTGAGcctaattaaaattattttagtggTTGTTTGTGAAAGTTccccaatttatttcactttattttgAAGAGAGTTGTACATACATAATACACTGcagatcatttttttttcaatctcaaCCTTCTCAAATCATCTCTGAATAATCAAATTTTAGATGTGAACTTCTCTTAATGTTTTGAGTCTTTTGATCAAATCATATTTGCGGCACgtcaattttaaaagtatagAAGAAGAacatgaagaaaaggaagaggaaaacaacgaagaaataaagaagaagagaaaaagaagtcATTAATGGTCAGAAGAAGAAAatgttactccctctgtttaaaaaagaatgacctagtttcctttttagtctgtttaaaaaaaatgacccctttccttttttggcaacactctaacttcaactttctacgtgacatgtttaaggccacaagattaaatgacattttggtatatttgacataactttaatttagatcCACATGATTAATAAGTTTTCTAtgttttcttaaactccatttcaagtcaaactagatcatttttttaaacggagggagtaattgtCATTCGATTGcagttaaaaaaaatgtcaaatggTCATTTTTAGTAAAATTTGGATTATTAAATTCTTAATTGAATAGATTATATCGTTTATTGTCCGTACATAATCTCATACACCAATAATTTCAAggataaaactataaaaaaaaaaatatagaatacGACCTACGGATATGACTACTATAAAAGATAaggtaaatgaaaaaaatgagaagaaacaaAATATCTCGCTTGGTTGAGAATAAATTATTCTAAGATTAATTATCTCGAGATAAATTATTCCAAAATAGTTATCACACcataaatatgggataaaaATAACATAGCAATCTCAAAATAACCAATCACGAGACAAATTATCCTATGGTTTGgaataaatcattttaaaattaattccGATATTAATTATCCCTTATCGCATAGTCAAACTAGCATTAAacttttatttctaaataaaatacatGTTTAGATACAATTTTGAACtatttcaaactttaacttCAGAATCTATGATAGAAAGAAAGGTTAATATAAACAAATCTAAAAGTCTAATTAGCATTGAATTAAAATGAGCCACGTATTTACAAAATTCCATGGTGTCCTCCCCATCCACCACTATTTAAAACACCAAAAAGTAGAATTCAACtttattctcttttttaaaaaacttttcatCCAAACATGGCCTTCTCCTCCACCGTATCTCCGAAACATTGCCGCCTCTCTTCCGCCGCTTCCTCCTCCTACTTTCCTAAATTTCAAATACCCCTCAAACTCAACAAAATTACACCTTGCCACTCCTCCTCCTCAAAGTTTCCTCCTTCCATTGTTTGTGTTCTTACAGAAAAACAATCAATGGCGGCTCAGGCGGTTGATGAACCGGCGGCTACTCAACGTCCCGATTCGTTCGGCCGATTTGGAAAATTTGGTGGAAAATACGTGCCTGAAACTCTAATGCACGCACTTAATGAGCTCGAGACAGCTTTCAAATCACTCGCTACCGATGAAGCTTTTCAGGTTCTcggaaatgatttttttttttttaatttgcataaattttcaaattgatGATTATGTAGTAGTATTGAAATAGGGTTCtagaagttttttttgtttgtattgaTTTTTGTTGCATAAATTTACAAATTGgtgatttgattttatttgcTTTAAAGGACAAATTGTTTAGTATTGGAATGAAATGGTTGAGAAAAGAGTGGAAATGTGGAATGGATAAGTGTAGTTTAATATTGATTGGTGATATTTGATTTCATTTCCTTGGTTGTTATTATTGTAAATGTTATTATACTTAAATCCTGCATTCTATCAATGCATATGTTAGAGAAATTGAACAAGAGACGTCTGGTTGATTATGCAATGACTGGCAATAGTTTCAGGAATTAGTGTTTTGTTATAAAAAGAACTGATTTCAGGATTTAGTGCTGTATCATTATATCTCCCCCTTTTTCTAGATAGGGGATCTTTAACTAGCTTGGGATTGGGAGAGAGAAGGGGTATGCCACAAGAAGTATCTTTTGCAGTTTTGCAAAGAGTCTGCTTTCACATCTGGGATGGAGACCTATAGGTCAGCAAAAGAGCAACTTTACCATTGTGCCAAAGCTTTCCCTCACTATTGTTGCTAAAATGAAAAGTAAGCTACATATAAGCTGTAAGGATTCTCTTAATGGTGTGAGTCCTTTTGGGAAAAACCACGCGGGCTTGATCCAATGCGGACAATATCATCACCATGTTAAGAGTATTTGTGGGCTGGTTTTGCCCAACAACTATCCGGACCGATAACCGGGGAAATGGGTGCCCTATGTTCCTCTTGAACTGTTAGTTCATTGAGTCATCAACCTTGATTAACAAAGTAAGCCTGTAATGTAAAATATATGTGTCTTTTTACCTCTTGAATATCCACACCCATGTAAGGCTGAGTATTCAACTAGCAATCGCAATTTCCTTTCTTTAATAGTTTTGTTTCCTCTGAACTGGTATTTTATGTGGTGAGCTCGAAACAGATGTTATTTTGCTATGACGAGAAAAGGTTCTCAAGCATAGTGTTTATCGAATTACAAGAGGGGAAACCTGTGTTGGATTCTTAACACAGTTCAAGTCTTCTGAAAAAGCAATTTTAGTTATgaccttttctttttgttaacaactctcttttgttcttttttcaaTCCCGTTTGTTGTGAAGGCTTGTGATGTCCCATATAAAATGTCTAATTCTTTGTACTGATTTATGTTGTCTGCACTCTGCAGAAAGAGCTAGATGGAATATTAAGAGATTATGTAGGCAGAGAGAGCCCTCTTTATTTTGCAGAGCGACTTACTGAGCACTACAAACGCCCAAATGGCGAAGGGCCACTGATCTA
Proteins encoded in this window:
- the LOC125864783 gene encoding FHA domain-containing protein DDL — its product is MGRSDSRSPARGRGSPRRRSPSRRERSPAHKRSSHAASSAVAEKPSRRARSRSPVPLSPARERPSSRNKSPKRRKSISPASHSPVREKPSSRMKSPKRAKSRSPDSKLLQGEKSSGRARSPKRAKLQSPEPRSPSPRTKRLRRAERETEEKLRERDPEKNHRRSNDRATHREKDSDRMLPESRSPSPRTKRLRRTEREAEEKPRERDPEKNHGRASDRATHREKDSDRMLPESRSPSPRTKRLRRADQEAVEKLRERETEKNHGRASDRAAHKDSDRVMQIEKRERKSGKDSIDNGSYKSRNGRSASPSERQHRIRHRSRSPVAADSRAHSEVTNLTRDELRNGEDDSLSKMKEAEEALEAKNKDKPSFELSGKLAAETNRVRGITLLFNEPPDARKPDIRWRLYVFKGGEVLNEPLYVHRQSCYLFGRERRVADIPTDHPSCSKQHAVLQYRQVEKDKPDGTSSKQVRPYVMDLGSTNGTFINENRIEPERYYELFEKDTLKFGNSSREYVLLHENSA
- the LOC125865412 gene encoding corytuberine synthase-like is translated as MEYYTLPASILIFIPLLFLIVKQLIPKSGNLPPGPRPWPVLGNILQMGKNPHISLAKFAEIHGPLISVKLGTQLVVVASSPHSAAEILKTQDRLLSARSPPSVVPYELSVIDQHSIVFSSDLSNHWKFMRAFCRTHLFSPKAVESQAALREKKVSEMIDFLRSKKGETVKISEILFGTILNTLGNLFFSKDLVCDLDYERNTSEIKRVFRKFIELGAMPNISDFYPLVEALDLQGLGKQTEIYQSRLINIWSEIVKEKRQAISRHSSDFLDICKFLMIMKYFGVVVLDFVLFFVRFIEVKEYNHGYFMLQAND